In one Panulirus ornatus isolate Po-2019 chromosome 25, ASM3632096v1, whole genome shotgun sequence genomic region, the following are encoded:
- the LOC139757142 gene encoding uncharacterized protein encodes MTSQRSAASVRTQFLNVSHQPAPSRAARVGAMAVPRRAMEWSRDFVLEFIEVYRELPCLWKVTSPEYKDRDKKNQAYKVLLEKGREISPDLTLDGVKAKINTLRTQFRKELTKVKAVSGTDYTYEPRLWCYSQLAFLADQEGIREFVSLPFKAIVGTDEEITHSLAEGVLCDVECTPAIEDIVSSLPSTSKQDLTPKASRQARKRTKTDASLEEQLISFAMKKLTSSEDEFDSFGKVVAARLRVLASDQRIFAGKIINDALYEGQLNQLSHRSRIVNVTGDDDGSVGSD; translated from the exons ATGACGAGCCAACGGTCGGCGGCGTCAGTGCGCACTCAGTTTTTGAATGTCAGTCACCAGCCGGCGCCCAGCCGGGCAGCACGCGTTGGGGCAATGGCTGTTCCGAGGAGGGCTATGGAATGGTCGCGCGACTTTGTCTTGGAGTTCATCGAGGTTTACAGGGAACTCCCTTGCTTGTGGAAGGTTACGTCGCCGGAATACAAAGACAGGGACAAGAAGAACCAAGCCTACAAAGTGTTGCTGGAGAAAGGAAGGGAGATCTCGCCGGACTTGACTTTGGACGGAGTCAAGGCGAAAATCAACACCCTTCGAACGCAGTTCAGGAAGGAGCTGACGAAGGTGAAGGCTGTCTCAGGCACGGACTACACATACGAGCCCCGACTGTGGTGCTATAGCCAGCTAGCCTTCCTCGCCGACCAAGAAGGTATCAGAGAGTTCGTCTCCTTGCCGTTCAAAGCTATCGTTGGCACGGATGAGGAG ATTACCCATAGTCTTGCCGAGGGTGTACTATGCGACGTAGAGTGCACTCCGGCGATAGAGGACATCGTGTCTTCCCTACCGAGCACGAGCAAGCAGGACCTAACCCCCAAGGCGTCCCGGCAAGCCAGGAAACGCACGAAGACCGACGCCTCGCTGGAGGAACAGCTGATCTCCTTCGCCATGAAGAAGCTCACGTCGAGCGAGGACGAATTCGACAGCTTCGGGAAGGTCGTGGCGGCTAGGCTTCGCGTGTTAGCTTCCGACCAGAGGATTTTCGCGGGCAAGATCATAAACGACGCGCTGTACGAGGGCCAGCTGAACCAGCTGAGCCACAGGTCGCGCATTGTGAACGTTACGGGTGATGATGACGGCAGCGTGGGTTCCGACTGA